ATGCGGAATCAAACAGGATGTAATCACACAGATGGCCGATGCGATCCACCACCTGACGCGCGTTGTACACCGTACCGTCGTAGGTGCCGAGCTGGATAATCGCCAGACGGAACGGACGCTGATCTTTCGCCCGCTGCGGTGCCACTTTCTTCACGCGTTCACGCAAATACGCTTCGTCAAAGCAGTGCGCATCAATGCCGCCAATAAAACCAAACGGGTTACGTGCCGCTTCCAGATAAACCGGCGTCGCACCAGCCTGAATCAGCGCACCATGATGGTTGGATTTATGGTTGTTGCGGTCAAACAGCACCAGGTCGCCACGCGTCAGCAGCGCGTTGGTCACCACTTTGTTAGCGCTGGAGGTGCCGTTCAGCACGAAATAGGTTTTATCCGCGTTGAACACTTTCGCCGCGTACTTCTGCGCGTGTTTGGCGGAACCTTCGTGGATCAGCAAATCGCCCAGCTTAACGTCCGCGTTGCACATATCGGAGCGGAAGACGTTTTCGCCATAGAATTCATAGAACTGCCGACCCGCCGGATGCTTTTTAAAGAACGCACCGCCCTGATGTCCGGGGCAGGCAAAGGTGCTGTTCTGCATATCAACGTAGCGCATCAGGGTGTCAAAGAACGGCGGCAGCAGTTTGGATTCATACTCCTGCGCGGCTTCTTCCAGCCGCTCCCACTCTTCCGGCGCGCCGTTGATTTCGCCGGTCACACCCGGCAGTTGCAGCACCTCTTCATCAAAGGCGTTGGCAACAAACACCGGCAGATTGAAGCCGGTATGGCGCAACAGCGCCAGCACGCCACTCCGCGTATCCGCCAGAGAGACGACAACAGCCGCCACATCGGTAAAGTCAGTATTGTCCAGCGTCACCACGTCGCGCATGGTGTTCAGGCTCAGGTTTGGCGCTACAGCAGCGCTGGCAGCAATTTTCAGTGGTGTCATAACACAAATCCCCAGAGGTCAAGGATGAGTGGGTGCCAGTGGCACAGCAATGAGGAAGATTCCCCGGCGAATAACGTCAGACGGATGGGTGCAAAGGTGGATTACAGCCGCAACCGATAGACATCAGTAAAGCCAGATCGCGTCTGTCTTTACTCATGTCCAACAGCGAGCGTTAAGCTGGCCTCACCGCATGGTGAGCGAGAAATGCGAACAACAGATGACGGAGGAACGCTTTCGGCGAAGCGAACGGGAACAAGTGCAAATCTGCATTGTACCGGGCATGGCAGCGTCCTCAGTGTTAAAGGGAATGGATAAACTGGCGCAATAATGTCATCTTTTTTTTGCCGGAACAACCCGCCAGCGGCAATTTCTACGCATGAAAGCATTGAGATAACACATTGATAATAAAAATATTTTATCAGATGATAAAATCAAAAACGCTTAAATATCCGCACCTTATGCAAAATTATGCAAGGTGCGGATATTAATAACAAAGCGTTACAGCCAGTGCTGGGCGCGGATCTTTTCGCCATCGCTAAAGCGACTGAAGCGGAACGGCTGCGCATCCACCGATGGCGTGCTGTTCAGCACCAGATCCGCCATCAGCTGACCGGCTCCGGGGGCAATACCAAAACCGTGGCCGGAAAAACCGGTTGCCAGATACAGCCCGGCCACCTGATCAATGCCGGAGATCACCGGGATTGCATCGGGCATGGTGTCGATCAATCCCCCCCAGCACTGCGCCACCGGCAGATCGCGCAACGGCGGCATCAGTTCTGCCAGACTATGACGCATACGCTGCACAATCGCTGGATCGATCAGGGGATCGAGTACGCGCAACACCTCATAAATCGATCGTTTATCGGCCTGACCGGGCTTCCAGCGCAGCGCTTCATCGACAAAGCATTTGCCAAGACGCAGCTGGAGCGACTTACGCTCCACCCAAAATGCGGGCATAAAGCGCGGGCTGAAACGCAGTGAATCCAGCGTGATATCGGCGGTGTTGGTGGCTGAACTGGCGACGGTCAGCCCGCCGTCCAGCCGCTTCCGCAGCGCCACGCTGCCAAAACTGGCGCAGACGCCAGGATCGAACTCAACCGGACGAGTACGCAGCACGGTTGACAGCACTTTCAGCTGCGGCAGCGTCACTCCCAGCCCCTGCAACAACAGGCGCGACCAGGCCCCACCCGCCACCACCACCTGCTGACAACGGATCGCACCATGCTCAGTCACCACTTCGCTGACGCGACCATTGGTACGTTCGATGGTCCGTACCGCGCAATGCTGTTGCAAATTCAGCCCCAACTCCATCGCCGCCGCGACCATCGCCGGAGCCGCCTTTTGCGGTTCTGCCCGTCCATCCAGCGCCGTATACAACCCGCCGGGATAGCTGGCCTGCAACTGCGGCAGATGCTGGCGCAGCTGTTGCGGCGTCAGCATTTCGCTGTCAATCCCGTAGTGGCGGGCCTCATTCACCCAGCGCTGATGGCGCTCACGTTGTTGCTCAGTGCGGGAGGCGTAAACGATGCCGTTGCGACGAAATCCGGTTTCGCGGTTCAGGCGCATATTCATCCCTTCCCACAGCTGCATACTGAGATTAATCAGCGGCAGCTCGCGCAGATCGCGCCCGGTGCGACGACACCAGCCCCAGTTGCGGCTCGACTGCTCTGCCGCCACCGTGCCTTTCTCCAGCAGCACGGTACGTACCCCGCGCTGCACCAGCGACAAGGCGGTCGCTACGCCGATAATCCCGCCGCCAATAACCACCACGTCGGCGCTGGTCGGAAACTGCGCCGAAGAGGGAACTGCATCAACGCTGGGGCCCATGGTTTATTTCCTCGTCAGGTAAAAGGGCATCAATAGTTATCTTCCACCGTCCAGTTCACCGGAATTTCGGCGATGCTGGTGGTGGTGGGTAATTCCAGCACCGTGCGAATCAGGTGCGCGAGATCTTCCGGCTGGGTCATTTTCTCCGCCGGGACTTCCGTCAACGCCGTCCCCATATCGGTGGCGACAAATCCGGGGCAAATGGCGGTGCAGCGAATGCCATCGGCATCACCGATTTTGCGTAAGCCATGTGCCAGCGCCAGTGCGGCATACTTGCTCATGGCGTACAGGCTGGAGCGCTCGGCTTTAACGCGTTTGCCGGAGAGTGACACCAGCATCACGATGCGCCCGGCTCCGCTGGCCTGCAAATGCGGCCACGTCAAACGGCTGAGACGCATCGGTGATTTGACGTTGACGTCAAAGGTACGATCGAACTCGTCGTCAGTGGCTTCCAGGATCGACAGCGGCAGCATCATGCCTGCGTTATGTACTACCGCATCAATGCGGCCGAATTTTTCGATAGTCGCCGCGACCCACGCCTCTTCGGTGGCGGCATCGAAAGCATCGAAACGGCACACCAGC
This genomic stretch from Pantoea cypripedii harbors:
- a CDS encoding NAD(P)/FAD-dependent oxidoreductase, with the protein product MGPSVDAVPSSAQFPTSADVVVIGGGIIGVATALSLVQRGVRTVLLEKGTVAAEQSSRNWGWCRRTGRDLRELPLINLSMQLWEGMNMRLNRETGFRRNGIVYASRTEQQRERHQRWVNEARHYGIDSEMLTPQQLRQHLPQLQASYPGGLYTALDGRAEPQKAAPAMVAAAMELGLNLQQHCAVRTIERTNGRVSEVVTEHGAIRCQQVVVAGGAWSRLLLQGLGVTLPQLKVLSTVLRTRPVEFDPGVCASFGSVALRKRLDGGLTVASSATNTADITLDSLRFSPRFMPAFWVERKSLQLRLGKCFVDEALRWKPGQADKRSIYEVLRVLDPLIDPAIVQRMRHSLAELMPPLRDLPVAQCWGGLIDTMPDAIPVISGIDQVAGLYLATGFSGHGFGIAPGAGQLMADLVLNSTPSVDAQPFRFSRFSDGEKIRAQHWL
- a CDS encoding SDR family NAD(P)-dependent oxidoreductase, with the protein product MSKSTRKVALISGASRGIGAAIAANLLANGWAVSLGCRSPQDVILSDSDNQLVCRFDAFDAATEEAWVAATIEKFGRIDAVVHNAGMMLPLSILEATDDEFDRTFDVNVKSPMRLSRLTWPHLQASGAGRIVMLVSLSGKRVKAERSSLYAMSKYAALALAHGLRKIGDADGIRCTAICPGFVATDMGTALTEVPAEKMTQPEDLAHLIRTVLELPTTTSIAEIPVNWTVEDNY